A genomic window from Rhizobium sp. 007 includes:
- the hydA gene encoding dihydropyrimidinase, translating to MSTVIKGGTIVTADLTYTADVKIEDGRIVEIGPNLSGNETLDASGCYVMPGGIDPHTHLEMPFMGTYSSDDFESGTRAALSGGTTMVVDFALPSPGQSLLEALTMWDNKSTRANCDYSFHMAITWWSEQVFNEMKTVVQDKGINTFKHFMAYKGALMVDDDEMYSSFRRCAELGALPLVHAENGDVVAQLQAKLMAEGNNGPEAHAYSRPPEVEGEATNRAIMIADMAGCPVYIVHTSCEQAHEAIRRARQKGIRAYGEPLIQHLTLDETEYFNKDWDHAARRVMSPPFRNKQHQDSLWAGLASGSLQVVATDHCAFTTDQKRFGVGDFTKIPNGTGGLEDRMPMLWTYGINTGRLTMNEFVAVTSTNIAKILNIYPKKGAILVGADADLVVWDPKRAKTITSKNQQSAIDYNVFEGKQVTGLPRYTLTRGVVAIEEDTIKTREGHGEFVKREPVTAVSKALSTWKEVTAPRKVERTGIPASGV from the coding sequence ATGAGCACAGTCATCAAGGGCGGAACCATCGTCACGGCCGACCTCACCTACACGGCCGATGTGAAGATCGAAGACGGCAGGATTGTCGAGATCGGACCGAACCTTTCCGGCAATGAGACGCTGGATGCGTCCGGTTGCTACGTGATGCCGGGCGGCATCGACCCACATACGCATCTCGAAATGCCGTTCATGGGCACCTACTCCTCCGACGATTTCGAGAGCGGCACGCGCGCGGCCCTTTCCGGCGGCACGACGATGGTGGTCGATTTCGCCCTGCCCTCGCCCGGCCAGTCGCTACTTGAAGCGCTGACGATGTGGGATAACAAATCGACCCGCGCCAACTGCGACTATTCCTTCCATATGGCGATCACCTGGTGGAGTGAGCAGGTCTTCAATGAGATGAAGACCGTCGTCCAGGATAAGGGCATCAACACCTTCAAGCATTTCATGGCCTACAAGGGTGCGCTGATGGTGGACGACGACGAGATGTATTCCTCCTTCCGGCGCTGCGCCGAACTCGGCGCGCTGCCGCTGGTCCACGCCGAAAACGGCGACGTCGTCGCGCAATTGCAGGCAAAGCTCATGGCCGAAGGCAACAACGGCCCGGAAGCGCACGCCTATTCCCGGCCGCCTGAAGTGGAAGGCGAGGCGACCAACCGCGCCATCATGATTGCCGACATGGCCGGCTGCCCCGTCTATATCGTCCACACCTCCTGCGAACAGGCGCACGAAGCGATTCGCCGCGCCCGCCAGAAAGGCATCCGCGCCTATGGCGAGCCGCTCATCCAGCACCTGACGCTCGACGAGACGGAGTATTTCAACAAGGACTGGGATCACGCCGCCCGCCGCGTCATGTCACCGCCCTTCCGCAACAAGCAGCATCAGGATAGCCTCTGGGCTGGCCTTGCCTCCGGCTCGCTACAGGTCGTCGCGACCGACCATTGCGCTTTCACGACCGACCAGAAGCGTTTCGGCGTCGGCGATTTCACCAAGATCCCGAACGGCACCGGCGGCCTTGAAGACCGCATGCCGATGCTCTGGACCTATGGCATCAATACCGGCCGGCTGACGATGAACGAATTCGTCGCCGTGACCTCGACGAACATCGCGAAGATCCTCAACATCTATCCGAAGAAGGGCGCGATCCTCGTTGGTGCCGACGCGGATCTCGTCGTCTGGGACCCGAAGCGCGCAAAGACCATCACCTCGAAAAACCAGCAGTCGGCCATCGACTACAACGTCTTCGAAGGCAAGCAGGTCACCGGCCTGCCGCGCTACACGCTGACGCGCGGCGTCGTCGCCATTGAAGAGGACACGATCAAGACCCGCGAGGGCCATGGCGAATTCGTCAAGCGCGAACCGGTCACCGCCGTCAGCAAGGCGCTGTCGACCTGGAAGGAAGTCACCGCGCCGCGCAAGGTCGAGCGCACCGGCATTCCGGCAAGCGGCGTGTGA
- a CDS encoding ABC transporter permease, with amino-acid sequence MKKLNISWQALVALFLCGAALLSLPLLSEAAPRPFSDETVTLVVVIVAASALISVAPLPRLYSATVLLIGTHEAAWMLLSGIAGNEGMAAKSFFFLIAACWLLAWRCVTVLCEIKPASNFESSFLRLLIPAIFGAWILILWETATRGAGIPFVLLPPPSAIGARIAGSLQILGEDVRQTIFKAVLIGYAVGCASGFIVAILADRVAFLRRGLLPIGNMVSALPIIGVAPIMVMWFGFDWPSKAAVVIIMTFFPMLVNTVAGLAASGSMERDLMRTYASNYWQTLLKLRLPAAMPFIFNALKINSTLALIGAIVAEFFGTPIVGMGFRISTEIGRMNVDMVWAEIAVAALAGSIFYGAVALAERAVTFWHPSIRGG; translated from the coding sequence ATGAAGAAGCTGAATATCTCCTGGCAGGCCTTGGTCGCTCTTTTTCTCTGCGGCGCGGCGCTGCTCTCGCTGCCGCTCCTCAGCGAAGCCGCCCCCCGCCCCTTCAGCGATGAAACGGTGACACTTGTCGTCGTCATCGTCGCGGCATCCGCCCTCATTTCGGTAGCGCCTCTGCCGCGGCTCTATTCCGCAACCGTTTTGCTGATCGGCACTCATGAAGCCGCCTGGATGCTGCTTTCCGGCATTGCCGGCAACGAAGGCATGGCGGCGAAATCCTTTTTCTTCCTGATCGCCGCCTGCTGGCTGCTTGCCTGGCGCTGCGTCACCGTGCTTTGCGAGATCAAGCCTGCCTCGAATTTCGAAAGCTCGTTCCTGCGCCTGCTGATCCCCGCGATCTTCGGCGCCTGGATCCTGATCCTTTGGGAAACGGCGACCCGCGGGGCGGGCATTCCCTTCGTGCTCCTACCGCCGCCAAGCGCTATTGGCGCACGTATCGCCGGGTCGCTGCAGATCCTCGGCGAAGACGTTAGGCAGACGATCTTCAAGGCCGTGTTGATCGGCTACGCCGTTGGCTGTGCCAGTGGCTTTATCGTCGCGATCCTGGCCGATCGCGTGGCGTTCCTGCGCCGCGGCCTGCTGCCGATCGGCAATATGGTCTCGGCGCTGCCGATCATCGGCGTGGCGCCGATCATGGTCATGTGGTTCGGCTTCGACTGGCCGTCGAAGGCCGCCGTCGTCATCATCATGACCTTCTTCCCGATGCTGGTGAACACCGTCGCGGGCCTGGCCGCGTCCGGCAGCATGGAGCGCGACCTGATGCGCACCTATGCCTCGAACTACTGGCAGACGCTGCTGAAGCTCCGGCTTCCGGCAGCCATGCCCTTCATTTTCAATGCGCTGAAGATCAACTCGACGCTGGCGCTGATTGGTGCCATCGTTGCGGAATTCTTCGGAACGCCGATCGTCGGAATGGGCTTCCGCATCTCCACCGAGATCGGGCGCATGAATGTCGACATGGTCTGGGCCGAAATCGCCGTTGCGGCGCTGGCAGGCTCGATCTTCTATGGAGCCGTCGCCCTCGCCGAAAGGGCGGTGACTTTCTGGCATCCGTCTATCCGTGGTGGTTAG
- a CDS encoding ABC transporter ATP-binding protein, which produces MQASVVSAKDLCLTYQTNDGPVHALSDVNLDVRKGDFVSFIGPSGCGKTTFLRVIADLEKKTSGEITVNGMTPDDARKARAYGYVFQAPALYPWRTIEKNIALPLEIMSYAAADQKKRIAEALDLVNLSGFEKKFPWQLSGGMQQRASIARALAFDADLLLMDEPFGALDEIVRDHLNEELLKLWARTNKTICFVTHSIPEAVYLSTKIVVMSPRPGRVTDVIDSTLPAQRPLGIRETPEFLKIAHRVREGLRAGHSYEE; this is translated from the coding sequence ATGCAAGCATCCGTCGTATCCGCAAAGGATCTCTGTCTCACCTACCAGACGAATGACGGGCCGGTGCATGCGCTGAGCGATGTCAATCTCGATGTCCGCAAGGGCGATTTCGTTTCTTTCATCGGTCCATCCGGCTGTGGCAAGACGACGTTCCTGCGCGTCATCGCCGATCTGGAGAAGAAAACCTCAGGCGAGATCACCGTCAACGGCATGACGCCGGACGACGCCCGCAAGGCGCGCGCCTATGGCTACGTCTTCCAGGCGCCGGCGCTCTATCCTTGGCGGACGATCGAGAAGAACATCGCGCTCCCCCTGGAAATCATGAGTTATGCCGCCGCCGACCAGAAAAAGCGCATCGCCGAGGCACTGGATCTCGTCAACCTCTCCGGCTTCGAGAAGAAGTTTCCCTGGCAGCTTTCCGGCGGCATGCAGCAGCGTGCCTCGATCGCCCGCGCACTGGCTTTCGACGCCGACCTGCTGTTGATGGATGAACCTTTCGGCGCACTCGACGAAATCGTCCGCGACCACCTGAACGAAGAGCTTCTGAAGCTTTGGGCGCGCACCAACAAGACGATCTGCTTCGTCACCCACTCGATCCCCGAAGCCGTCTACCTCTCCACGAAGATCGTCGTCATGTCCCCGCGCCCCGGTCGCGTCACCGACGTCATCGACTCCACGCTCCCGGCGCAGCGCCCCCTCGGCATCCGCGAAACCCCGGAATTCCTGAAAATCGCCCACCGCGTGCGTGAGGGGCTAAGGGCGGGGCATAGCTATGAGGAGTAG
- a CDS encoding Zn-dependent hydrolase yields the protein MVAAPGENMRVNGDRLWDSLMDMAKIGPGIAGGNNRQTLTDSDAEGRSLFRTWCEAAGLTVGVDKMGTMFATRPGTDPDALPVYVGSHLDTQPTGGKYDGVLGVLGALEVVRTMNDLGIRTKHPIVVTNWTNEEGARFAPAMLASGVFAGVHTLDYAYGRKDPEGKTFGDELKRIGWLGDEEVGARKMHAYFEYHIEQGPILEAEEKQIGVVTHCQGLWWLEFTLTGREAHTGSTPMNMRVNAGLAMARIFEMVQGVAMSEQPGAVGGVGQVLFSPNSRNVLPGKVIFTVDIRSPDKEKLDRMRAKIEAEAPKIADALGVGCSIEAIGHFEPVTFDPKLVTAVRDAAERLGYSHMNLISGAGHDACWAAKVAPTTMIMCPCVGGLSHNEAEEISKEWATAGADVLFHAVAETAEIVR from the coding sequence ATGGTGGCAGCACCAGGCGAGAATATGCGCGTCAACGGAGACCGTCTCTGGGACAGTCTCATGGACATGGCAAAGATCGGCCCCGGAATTGCCGGCGGCAATAATCGCCAGACGCTGACGGACTCCGATGCCGAAGGCCGCAGCCTCTTCCGCACATGGTGCGAAGCCGCAGGCCTGACCGTCGGCGTCGACAAGATGGGCACGATGTTCGCAACCCGTCCTGGCACCGATCCCGATGCGCTCCCCGTTTATGTCGGCTCGCATCTCGACACCCAGCCAACCGGCGGCAAATATGATGGTGTGCTCGGCGTGCTCGGTGCGCTCGAAGTCGTCCGTACGATGAACGACCTCGGCATCAGGACGAAGCACCCGATCGTCGTCACCAACTGGACCAATGAGGAAGGCGCCCGTTTCGCCCCGGCCATGCTTGCCTCCGGCGTTTTCGCCGGCGTTCACACGCTAGACTATGCCTATGGCCGCAAGGATCCCGAGGGCAAGACGTTCGGCGACGAGCTGAAGCGCATTGGCTGGCTCGGCGACGAAGAAGTCGGCGCCCGCAAGATGCACGCCTATTTCGAATATCACATCGAGCAGGGTCCGATCCTCGAAGCCGAGGAGAAGCAGATCGGCGTCGTCACCCACTGTCAGGGGCTCTGGTGGCTCGAATTCACGCTGACCGGCAGGGAAGCCCATACGGGCTCGACGCCGATGAACATGCGCGTCAATGCCGGGCTTGCCATGGCGCGCATCTTCGAGATGGTACAAGGGGTTGCCATGAGCGAGCAGCCGGGCGCCGTCGGCGGCGTCGGCCAGGTGCTCTTCTCGCCGAACTCCCGCAACGTGCTGCCCGGCAAGGTGATCTTTACCGTCGACATCCGCTCGCCTGACAAGGAAAAGCTCGACCGCATGCGCGCCAAGATCGAGGCCGAAGCGCCGAAGATCGCCGATGCACTGGGCGTCGGCTGTTCGATCGAGGCGATCGGCCATTTCGAACCGGTGACCTTCGATCCGAAGCTCGTCACCGCCGTGCGCGACGCCGCCGAAAGGCTCGGCTACAGCCACATGAACCTCATCTCCGGCGCCGGCCACGACGCCTGCTGGGCTGCCAAGGTCGCGCCGACGACGATGATCATGTGCCCCTGCGTCGGCGGCCTGTCGCACAACGAGGCGGAGGAGATTTCCAAGGAATGGGCGACCGCCGGTGCGGACGTGCTGTTTCATGCCGTAGCCGAGACGGCGGAGATCGTCAGATGA
- a CDS encoding LysR family transcriptional regulator: MEQLKGISVFVEVAEAGGFSAAAERLHLTRSAVGKTIARLEQRLGVRLFHRTTRAQSLTEEGQFFYEHCLRAVEEITRGEALLESGKREVRGRLRVTMPVLFGRQCVAPILIKLLDEHPHLELDLSFNDRIVDLVEDGFDIAVRNGPLGDYPGLMVRVIAQQRMTVCASPGYLERRGIPAKLEDLETHDGIVYGRQDRNRTWIFPTNAEPFRQVLPRSRLRLDDLATIADAAAQGVGLAWLPCWLVRDRVASGELRRVLTDIAAVAFDANVVWVKSPAMQPKVRLVIDTLAAKLPALMS, from the coding sequence ATGGAACAACTCAAAGGCATATCGGTGTTTGTCGAGGTCGCGGAAGCAGGCGGCTTTTCCGCAGCCGCCGAGCGGCTTCATTTGACGCGCTCAGCCGTCGGAAAGACGATCGCACGGCTGGAACAGAGGCTTGGTGTGCGCCTGTTTCACCGCACGACCAGAGCGCAGAGCCTGACGGAGGAAGGCCAGTTCTTTTACGAGCACTGCCTGCGCGCGGTCGAGGAGATCACGCGTGGCGAAGCGCTTCTCGAAAGCGGCAAGCGGGAGGTGCGCGGGCGCCTGCGGGTCACAATGCCGGTTCTTTTCGGCCGTCAGTGTGTGGCGCCGATACTCATCAAGCTGCTCGACGAACATCCCCATCTCGAACTTGATCTTTCCTTCAACGACCGAATCGTGGATCTGGTCGAAGACGGCTTCGATATTGCCGTGCGCAACGGCCCTCTTGGGGACTATCCCGGCCTGATGGTGCGCGTCATCGCCCAGCAGCGCATGACGGTTTGCGCCTCGCCGGGCTACCTCGAACGCCGCGGCATTCCAGCCAAGCTCGAAGACCTCGAAACCCATGACGGCATCGTCTATGGGAGGCAGGATCGAAACCGCACCTGGATATTCCCGACAAACGCCGAACCCTTCCGGCAGGTGTTGCCGCGATCGCGGCTGCGACTCGACGATCTTGCCACCATCGCCGACGCCGCGGCACAAGGCGTCGGCCTTGCCTGGCTACCGTGCTGGCTCGTGCGGGACCGCGTTGCATCCGGCGAGCTTCGCCGGGTCCTGACCGATATTGCGGCTGTTGCCTTTGACGCCAATGTCGTCTGGGTAAAGTCGCCTGCAATGCAGCCGAAGGTTCGGCTCGTAATCGACACCTTGGCCGCGAAGCTCCCGGCTCTCATGAGTTAG
- a CDS encoding ABC transporter substrate-binding protein, protein MKKLMVAMMASAMSLAAAHAMAADKVTLQLKWVTQSQFAGYYVAKEKGYYEEEGLDVDIKPGGPDIAPEQVIAGGGADVIVDWMGGALVAREKGVPLVNIAQPFQKSGMEMICRKDGPIKSEADFKGRTLGVWFFGNEYPFFAWMNKLGLKTDGGADGVTVLKQSFDVQPLLQKQADCISVMTYNEYWQAIDAGFKPEELIVFNYTEMGNDLLEDGLYAMEDKLKDPAFKEKMVKFVKASMKGWKYSTENPDEAAEIVVDAGGQDENHQKRMMGEIAKLIGDGTGKLDPALYDRTAKALLDQKIITKEPAGAWTHEITDTAAK, encoded by the coding sequence ATGAAAAAACTGATGGTTGCAATGATGGCAAGCGCAATGTCGCTCGCGGCTGCCCATGCAATGGCCGCCGACAAGGTGACGCTGCAGCTGAAATGGGTCACGCAGAGCCAGTTCGCCGGCTATTACGTCGCCAAGGAAAAAGGCTATTACGAGGAAGAGGGCCTCGACGTCGACATCAAGCCGGGCGGTCCGGACATCGCACCCGAACAGGTCATTGCCGGCGGCGGCGCCGACGTGATCGTCGACTGGATGGGTGGAGCGCTGGTTGCCCGCGAAAAGGGCGTGCCGCTCGTCAACATCGCCCAGCCCTTCCAGAAGTCGGGTATGGAGATGATCTGCCGCAAGGACGGCCCGATCAAGTCCGAAGCGGATTTCAAGGGCCGCACCCTTGGCGTCTGGTTCTTCGGCAACGAATATCCGTTCTTCGCCTGGATGAACAAGCTCGGCCTCAAGACCGACGGCGGCGCGGATGGCGTGACCGTTTTGAAGCAGAGCTTCGACGTGCAGCCGCTCCTGCAGAAGCAGGCAGATTGCATCTCGGTCATGACCTACAATGAATACTGGCAGGCGATCGATGCGGGCTTCAAGCCGGAAGAGCTGATCGTCTTCAACTATACGGAAATGGGCAACGACCTTCTCGAAGACGGTCTCTACGCAATGGAAGACAAGCTCAAGGACCCGGCCTTCAAGGAAAAGATGGTCAAGTTCGTCAAGGCTTCGATGAAGGGCTGGAAATACTCAACCGAAAACCCGGATGAAGCAGCCGAGATCGTCGTCGATGCCGGCGGCCAGGACGAGAACCACCAGAAGCGCATGATGGGCGAAATCGCCAAGCTGATCGGCGACGGCACCGGCAAGCTCGACCCAGCGCTCTACGATCGCACGGCCAAGGCTCTTCTCGACCAGAAGATCATCACCAAGGAGCCGGCCGGCGCCTGGACGCACGAGATCACGGACACGGCTGCGAAGTAA
- a CDS encoding GAF domain-containing protein, with protein sequence MSKACNGADLTNCDGGAILQRAAIQPFGFLLAASADWRIVRASANLEQFLGVGCEQVLRQPLSGIIMSRTLHTIRNRLTVIRGPVMFERLSGIAFAEGGPIFDVALHCSEGEFVIEAEPSQREGQGGSTLSMPAMMARIDQAQTLEAFFRESARQARGITGFDRVMVYRFDDEGSGEIVAEAARSGIGSLLGLHFPATDIAAQERAFYARNLFRIIADVDAAPVPVVPELDAHGRAIDLSLSLLRASPSGHIDHLKDMGVAASFSVPIVVDGRLWGLFACHHYAARLLPVERRLTAELFAQMFASRLETRECRLALEFETGARKIVERLLAAVADNTGLPDDPAWLAEVIAGAVPADGIGVWIGGRTALSGLAPTQQQFSALIDTLNRKVSGHVFATDRVAELWPEAELNGDVAGLMAIPTSQPPRDYIVFFRQEMLRTVHWAGGSPGPAEHDADSHALTFHKSFQAWSELMRGRSLPFSATQRHGAETIGVTLEAIRRLTG encoded by the coding sequence GTGAGCAAAGCCTGCAACGGTGCGGACCTGACGAATTGCGACGGGGGAGCTATCCTTCAGCGCGCCGCCATCCAGCCCTTCGGTTTCCTGCTTGCAGCTTCCGCCGACTGGAGAATCGTCCGCGCGTCGGCCAATCTCGAACAGTTTCTTGGCGTAGGCTGCGAACAGGTGCTTCGGCAGCCCCTCTCCGGCATCATCATGTCCAGGACGCTGCACACGATCCGCAACCGGCTGACCGTCATCCGAGGTCCGGTCATGTTCGAGCGGCTGTCCGGCATCGCCTTTGCGGAGGGCGGCCCCATTTTCGACGTGGCTCTGCACTGCAGCGAGGGTGAGTTCGTCATCGAGGCCGAACCGTCGCAGCGCGAGGGCCAAGGCGGCTCGACGCTGTCGATGCCCGCCATGATGGCGCGCATCGACCAAGCGCAGACCCTGGAAGCCTTTTTCCGCGAGAGCGCCCGGCAAGCGCGCGGCATTACCGGCTTCGACCGCGTGATGGTCTACCGCTTCGATGACGAAGGGTCCGGCGAAATCGTGGCGGAAGCCGCGAGATCCGGCATAGGATCCTTGCTTGGCCTTCACTTTCCGGCCACCGACATTGCGGCCCAGGAGCGCGCCTTCTATGCCCGCAATCTCTTCCGCATCATCGCCGATGTCGATGCCGCGCCGGTTCCGGTCGTGCCGGAACTCGACGCGCACGGCCGGGCGATCGATCTTTCCCTGTCGCTCCTGCGTGCGAGCCCGTCGGGCCATATCGACCACCTGAAGGACATGGGCGTCGCCGCCTCGTTTTCGGTTCCGATCGTCGTGGATGGCAGGCTCTGGGGCCTGTTTGCCTGCCATCATTATGCTGCCCGCCTGCTCCCCGTCGAACGGCGCTTGACGGCGGAACTCTTCGCCCAGATGTTCGCCTCGCGGCTCGAAACCCGGGAGTGCCGGCTAGCGCTGGAATTCGAAACCGGGGCGCGAAAGATCGTCGAGCGGCTGTTGGCCGCCGTTGCGGACAATACCGGCCTGCCCGATGATCCGGCCTGGCTGGCCGAAGTGATCGCGGGCGCTGTTCCGGCAGACGGCATCGGCGTCTGGATCGGTGGCCGCACGGCGCTTTCAGGGCTCGCTCCCACTCAGCAGCAATTCTCTGCGCTGATCGATACGCTGAACCGCAAGGTATCCGGCCATGTATTCGCGACCGATCGTGTTGCCGAACTCTGGCCCGAGGCGGAATTGAATGGCGACGTCGCCGGATTGATGGCCATTCCGACCTCGCAGCCACCGCGCGATTATATCGTATTCTTCCGCCAGGAAATGCTGCGAACGGTTCATTGGGCTGGCGGTTCGCCAGGGCCAGCAGAACACGACGCCGACAGCCACGCCCTCACCTTCCACAAGAGCTTCCAGGCCTGGTCTGAACTGATGCGCGGACGATCGCTGCCGTTTTCCGCGACGCAACGCCATGGCGCGGAGACGATCGGCGTGACGCTTGAAGCCATTCGCCGCCTGACCGGGTGA
- a CDS encoding cupin domain-containing protein, with protein sequence MDAKSKPTCHIIRPSHAYSGKQGLSYFEGIAAETVGAKGICMHLLTIPPGVRAKAHLHEAHETAIYMLSGEAHTWYGDELEHHVVVHAGELFYIPAGVPHLPANFSSTPCTAIIARTDPNEQESVVLLPELDRLVEG encoded by the coding sequence ATGGATGCGAAGTCAAAGCCCACCTGCCACATCATTCGCCCCAGCCACGCCTATAGCGGCAAGCAGGGGCTGAGCTACTTCGAGGGCATCGCTGCGGAAACGGTCGGCGCGAAGGGCATCTGCATGCATCTTCTGACGATCCCACCGGGCGTACGCGCCAAGGCGCATCTGCACGAGGCGCATGAAACGGCGATTTACATGCTCTCCGGCGAAGCGCACACCTGGTACGGCGACGAGCTGGAGCATCATGTCGTCGTCCATGCCGGCGAGCTGTTTTACATTCCGGCGGGCGTCCCGCACCTGCCGGCGAACTTCAGCAGCACGCCGTGCACCGCGATCATCGCGCGGACAGATCCCAACGAGCAGGAAAGTGTCGTGCTGCTGCCGGAACTGGATAGATTGGTGGAGGGGTGA
- a CDS encoding ABC transporter permease, which yields MKPDTLKDKFIPVLTILLALIVVWYVAAIFMNATFQRDMDQRGNVTSTAMEFVEKTLSQPKPILPAPHQVASNVFENTFLRKLSSNRSLVYHAGVTLSSTVLGFALGTLLGIAIAVGIVHIKTLDRSLMPWIIASQTVPILAIAPMVIVVLGAINITGLIPKALISTYLSFFPVAVGMVKGLRSPEIMHLDLMRTYNATALQTFWKLRVPASIPFLFTSMKVAIAASLVGAIVGELPTGAVAGIGSKLLAGSYYSQTIDIWAALVAGSVLAAMLVAIVGLVSKFVDRAMGGRPA from the coding sequence ATGAAACCCGATACCCTCAAGGACAAATTTATCCCCGTCCTGACGATCCTGCTGGCGCTCATCGTCGTCTGGTACGTCGCGGCGATCTTCATGAACGCGACCTTCCAGCGGGACATGGATCAGCGCGGCAACGTCACCTCTACCGCGATGGAATTCGTCGAAAAGACGCTCTCGCAGCCGAAGCCGATCCTGCCGGCGCCGCATCAGGTGGCAAGCAATGTCTTCGAGAACACCTTCCTCAGAAAACTCTCCAGCAATCGCAGCCTCGTCTACCACGCCGGCGTGACACTGTCCTCGACGGTTCTCGGCTTTGCGCTCGGAACCCTGCTCGGCATCGCGATCGCCGTCGGCATCGTGCATATCAAGACGCTCGACCGTAGCCTGATGCCGTGGATCATCGCATCGCAGACGGTGCCGATCCTGGCGATCGCGCCGATGGTCATCGTGGTGCTCGGCGCCATCAACATCACCGGCCTGATCCCGAAGGCGCTGATCTCGACCTATCTCTCCTTCTTTCCCGTCGCGGTCGGAATGGTGAAGGGTCTGCGCTCGCCGGAGATCATGCATCTCGACCTGATGCGCACCTATAATGCGACCGCTTTGCAAACCTTCTGGAAGCTGCGCGTCCCGGCCTCGATCCCTTTCCTCTTCACGTCGATGAAGGTGGCGATTGCCGCGAGCCTCGTCGGCGCAATCGTCGGCGAACTCCCGACAGGCGCGGTCGCCGGCATCGGTTCGAAGCTGCTGGCGGGCTCCTATTATAGCCAGACGATCGATATCTGGGCGGCACTCGTGGCAGGCTCCGTGCTGGCGGCCATGCTCGTTGCGATCGTCGGCCTCGTGTCGAAGTTCGTCGATCGCGCCATGGGAGGCAGGCCGGCATGA
- a CDS encoding TetR family transcriptional regulator C-terminal domain-containing protein: MAIPRAAKTQRRTRIQEEKEEQILEAALDVFSARGFRGSTIDQIAEVAGMSKPNLLYYFRTKEAMHRALIDRVLYTWLEPLRAFNAEGNPETEIRSYIRRKLELARDFPRESRLFANEVLQGAPHIEDELKGPLKQLVDEKAEVIRAWAKAGKIAKCDPYHLIFSIWSTTQHYADFDVQVRAVLGQEHAGAGRFEDAARFLEQLFIGGLMVRPA, encoded by the coding sequence ATGGCAATTCCGAGAGCAGCGAAGACCCAGCGGCGCACGCGGATCCAGGAGGAGAAGGAAGAGCAGATTCTGGAAGCTGCGCTCGATGTGTTTTCCGCCAGGGGTTTCCGCGGCTCGACGATCGACCAGATCGCTGAGGTGGCCGGCATGTCGAAGCCGAACCTGCTCTATTACTTCCGTACCAAGGAGGCGATGCACCGGGCGCTGATCGACCGGGTGCTCTATACTTGGCTTGAGCCGCTTCGCGCCTTCAATGCCGAGGGCAATCCGGAGACCGAAATCCGCAGCTATATTCGCCGCAAGCTGGAATTGGCGCGCGACTTTCCTCGAGAAAGCCGGCTGTTTGCAAACGAGGTGCTGCAGGGCGCGCCGCATATCGAAGACGAGCTGAAGGGTCCGCTGAAGCAGCTCGTCGATGAGAAGGCCGAGGTCATCCGCGCCTGGGCGAAGGCCGGCAAGATCGCCAAATGCGATCCCTACCATCTGATCTTTTCGATCTGGTCGACAACGCAGCATTATGCCGACTTCGACGTCCAGGTGCGCGCCGTGCTCGGACAGGAGCATGCCGGGGCAGGGCGCTTCGAGGATGCGGCGCGCTTCCTCGAGCAGCTCTTCATCGGCGGGCTGATGGTTCGCCCGGCCTGA